The genomic DNA ctgtgtaggtgattgtttatttattgttattattccagccgcatgtggctgaggtatatagtgtttgtagaaagtttcagattgtccgtcgtacaggggagatgctgccgaaatttcttcggacagggactcctccggggcgtgacattcaCAAACTTCCATTCTCCACATCAGACGGATTTGTCATTTCCGGTTCCAATCGAATCATAGCTGTCGGCTTTAGTATTTTTCAGTCCCGAACGTAACCGTCCTGCCCCTCCTTGTTAATTCCTGTGCCTAATGTTGCCCCACTTACCATCTGCTAAACTCCCCACTACCACCATGAATGGGAACCGACACCCCCATTCGCAACAAGAATCCGTCCTACCTTGTGCCCAATTGAGAGTCCAGATTCTCACATTCACAAACTTTCATTGTCCACATCAGCCGGATTTGTCATCGCCGATTCCAGTCGAATCACAGCTACCGACTTTAGTATTTTTCAGTCTCGAACGTAACCGTCCTGCCCCTCCTCGTTAATGCCGTGCCTAATGCCCGTGCCTAATGTCCATGTGCGCTGCGATTTCCCCACCTCTATAAATTTCAAATCTCGCTCGCTCTCCCTCGCCATGATGTTTCAATGAAAACCACTTTCCTTCTCGTTCTTCTGATGAAGACTACTCTCTTTCTCATGCTTCTGACAGTCTCGATGGCTGTGGCGCCGATCGATTCCGCCCAGGGTGATCAGACATCGACCTCCGATTCTGGCCATGGTAATCTCAATCCGCCCACCCAGGGTGGTGCGAAGCCGAAGCCGCCCTCTGATTCTGGCCGTGGCGATCTCAATCCGCCCACCCAGTGTGGTGCGAAGCTGCCCTCTGATGCCGGCCAAGCTGATCACAATCCTCCCACCCAGGGTGGTGCGAAGCCAAATCCGAAGCCGCCCTCTGATTCCAGCCAAACTGATCTCAATCCGCCCACCCAGGGTGGTGCGAAGCTGAAGCCGAACCCAAACCCGCCGAAGCATGGTCTGTGTTGCAAACTAGGGCTAAAAATATGCTGCAAACCTGTCGTTCCGATTCCAACAGTTCCAATTCCACTACCACCTCCGCCTCCTCCTCCGAAGTAACGAGAGATCAGAGACTGCATCCCTTTTATCTTAAATAACTACAAGGGATCAAAGATTTACTAACAATTAAGAAATGGGTGGTTTAGCCCTATTTAAGTTATTTCGCTTATCATATCCTCTTATCCTAAATGACTAATGTAAGAGATCAGAGATTTTTTAGCAATCATTTGAAATGGGTGGTCTAGCCCTATTTAAGTTACTGTTTTGctaatcatttttatttttattcatggAAGCTGTTGAATCATATAGGTGAACAAAACTCGAGAACTGTCAACAATCTACTCGGGAACTTTCTTTGAGTGTTAAGTATTTGGTGACAACCTATGTTACTATCAGTTATCTGTCTGAAACACACTAAATTAGCATGGGTCAACAATCTAAAGGATTATATACCTTAGAAGACAGTTGGAAAGTATATGTCTTCTCATATAATATCAATGTATGTTCCTAAGTTTTGTTCACATTATATGGTGTAGCAGCTTCCcatgaataaaaatataaattataagcgaaataacaacttaaatatATCAAAGCCACTCATTTCTTGATTGCTAGTCAATATCATATCACTTACACCAATtatttagaataaaaagggatacTATCTCTCACTACATCAGAGGACGTAGACTAGTTCGGTATGTTATactaaaattttatataatatcGTATACCCTACTGAAAAATCGTTATACCGAAGTTTCGGTATATTATAAATTGCATACTAATTGTATcgaatttttttttgatataaaAAGTACTTATTTTGTTAATCAATatattaatttttgttataaatttattttgtaaTCAATACTTTAGTAAAGTATGTTGATATACATTTGTTAATATTTTGTTATTATGAACAGAGGTATTGTGTggtttcttaattaattatgtttcttggtGTTAAAGTAATTTGGTATACTAAAATTTttcatataataaaatttttgataCGATTGTTATGCCATTCATACTATACCGAAACTTCGGTATAATGAAATTTCGGTATAACGAAGTTTCGGTATGGTAtcgatataaatttttttataccaTAATTTTTTGTATAGTATATAGTATCATATGAAAATTTTATATATCATATTGAACCAGGCCTAAACATAGCTTGGCCTTCGGCGGACTACCCTGGGTGGAATCGGAGAGCGACACCTTAAGATCACATTATGTGGAATCGAAGGTCTGTGTCTCGTGAACACCCTGCGTGGAATCGGAGGGCAGGGCCTTGTGTAGAATCGGAAGTCAACGTTTTGGGAACACCTGGGTGAAAATACCATGGGCAAAATTGAAGGTCACTACCTTGGAAAGACCCTAGGTGGAAACACCTTGGGTGGAATCCAAGATGGCCATCAGAAGAGCATTGAAAGCAATGCTTGGATTTTTTAGTTATCTATATTTTAGAAAATTGACATATCTCTGAAATTGGGGTCATTTGTTGTGGTGCCTGAAATATCTCTAGAATGTGATTACAAGTAGAATGTTGAAAGTGGGGAGCTTGAGAATAAATAACCTTTGGCTGATTATCATAGTTCTGATTTAGAAGAGGAGTTTGTTTTAATAGATCGTTGACCATTTTTCGAGTTTTGTTCATCTTATATGGTGTAGCAATTTCCtaacaacataaataaaaataataattataagcgAAACAACAACTTAAATATGCCTAGGCCACCCATTTCTTAATTGTTAGTTAATATCATATCTCTTGCACTAGTTATTTAGAATAAAAAAGATATATAATTTGTCTAACTAAATTGAAGGAGAAGGTGGTGGTGGAATTCCTAGAATTGATGGAATTTGGAATTAGAACTATTAGAATTGGAATGATAGATTTACATCATATATATTTTCAACCTTAGTCTGCATCACAACTAAGGgtgaaaaaaaattatgaaaattgggGGAATGGAAGCCCCTCATTCCTATTTCTCACTTCTATCATTCTCATTCCCTTACACAAACCAATCACCCCCTTAGAATAAAATGAGATACTATCTCTCACTATATCGGAGGGCGTAGGATTGGTTCTGTATGATATACCAAAATTTTCATACTATATCGTATACCATACTAAAAATTCATTATACTAAAGTTTCGGTATAATGTAAATTGCATACTGTTTATACCATTTTTCATATATAAAAaagtatttatttttgtaatcAAGACGTTAACTTTTGTTTATAAactttattttgtaataaatACTTCAGTAAAGTATGTTATTAAGGATTGATTATGATTTAAAAAATCTTATTATTTGTTATACATTTAGTAATACTATATTATTATGAACAGGTTATTGTGTGGCTTTTGAATTTGTTATATTTCGTAGTGTTAAATTGATTTCGGTATACTAAAATTTTTGGTATACCTAAATTTTCGGTATGATCGGTATTCAATTTATATTATACCAAAACTTTGGTATAATGAAGTTTCGGTATAACAAAGTTTCGGTATCCTAATTTTTTTGTATAGTATTGTCGATTCTAATCGAATCACAACTGTCTTCTTTAGTATTTTTCAGTCTCGAACATAACTGTCCTGTCCCTCCTCATTAATGCCCGTGCCTAATGTTGTTCCACTTACCATCTACTAAACCCCCAACTACCACCGTGAATGGGACCCGACACCCCCACTCGCAACAAGAATCCCTCCTACCTTGTGCCCAATTGAGAGTCCAGATTCTCACATTCACAAACTTCCATTCTCCACATCAGCCGGATTTGTCATTGTCAATTCCAGTCAAATCACAACTGCCGACTTTAGTATTTTTCAGTCCTGAACGTAATCATCTTGTCCCTCCTCGTTAATGCCCGTGCCTAATGTCCATGTGCGCAACGATTTCCCCTCCTTTATAAATTTCAAATCTCGCTCTCTCTCCCTCGCCACGACGTTTCAATGAAAACCACTTTCCTTCTCGTTCTTCTGATGAATACTACTCTCTTTCTCATGCTTCTGACAATCTCGTTGGTTGTGGCGCCGACCGATTCCGCCCAGGGTGATTAAACATCGGCCTCAAATTCCGGCCATGGTAATCTCAATCCGCCCACCCAGGGTGGTGCGAAGCCGAAGCCACCCTTTGATTCCGGCTATGGTGATCTCAATTCGCCCACCTAGGGTGGTGCGAAGCCGAAGCTGCCCTCTGATTTCGGCCAAGCTGATCACAATTCGCCTAGCTAGGGTGGTGTGAAGCTGAATCCGAAGCTGCCCTCTGATTCCAGCCAAGCTGATTTAAATCGTCCGACCCAAGGTGGTGCGAAGCCGAACCCGCCGAAACATGGTCTATGTTGCAAACTAGGGCTGAAAATATACTGCAAACCTGTCGTTCCGATTCCAACAGTTCCGattccaccaccaccacctcctcctccaaaGTAACGAGAGATCAGAGATTGCATCCCTTTtatctattatatttttcatacTATATCGTATACCATACCAAAAATTTGTTATTCTAAAGTTTCGGTATAATGTAAATTGCATACCAATTATACCATTTTTTAGATATGAAAAAGTACTTATTTTTGTAATCAAGATGTTAACTTTTGTTGATAAactttattttgtaataaatACTTTAGTAAAGTATATTGTTAAGgattgattatgtttttaaaaaatcttattaTTTGTTATACATTTATTAATACTTTATTATTATGAATAGGTTATTGTGTGACTTCTAAATTGGTTATATTTCTTTGTGTTAAATTGATTTCGGTATACTAAAATTTTTGGTATACATAAATTTTCGGTATGATTGGTATTCAATTTATACTATACCAAAACTTCGGTATAATGAAGTTTCGGTATAACAAAGTTTTGGTATCCCAAATTTTTTGTATGGTAATGTCGGTTCCAATTGAATCACAACTGTCGGCTTTAGTAATTTTCAGTGTCGAACGTAACTGCCCTGTCCCTCCTCATTAATGTCGTGCCTAATATTATTCCACTTACCATATGCTAAACCCCCCACTACCACCATGAATGAGAACCGACACCCCCACTCACAACAAGAATCCCTCCTACTTTGTGCCCAATTGAGACTCCAGATTCTCACATTCACAAACTTCCATTCTCCACATCAGCCGGATTTGTCATCGTCGGTTCCAGTCAAATCAAAGCTGCCGGCTTTAGTAATTTTCAGTTCCGAATGTAATCATCTTGTCCCTCCTCGTTAATGACCGTGCCTAATGTCCATGTGCACAGCGATTTCCCCTCCTCTATAAATTTCAAATCTCGCTCGCTCTCACTCGCCACGACGTTTCAATGAAAACCACTTTCCTTCTCGTTCTTCTGATGAATACTACTCTCTTTCTCATGCTTCTGACAGTCTCGTTGGCTGTGGTGCCAACCGATTCCGCCCAGGGTGATTAGACATCAGTCTTTGATTTCAGCCATGGTAATCTCAATCTGCCCACCCAGGGTGGTGCGAAGCTGAAGCCGCCCTCTGATTCCGGCTATGGCGATCTCAATCCGCCCACCTAGGGTGGTGCGAAGCTGAAGCTGCCCTCTGATTCTGGCCAAGCTGATCACAATCCGCCTAGCTAGGGTGGTGTGAAGCCGAATCCAAAGCCGCCCTCTGATTCCAGCCAAGCTGATTTAAATCTTCCCACCCAAGGTGGTGCGAAGCCGAAGCCGAACCCGCCGAAGCATGGTCTATGTTGCAACTAGGGCTAAAAATATGTTGCAAACCTATCATTCTGATTCCAACAATTCCGattccacctccacctcctcctcctcctcctcctcctcctcctcctcagtaACGAGAGATCAGAGACTGCATCCCTTTTATCTACTATATTTTTCATACTATATCGTATATCATACCAAAAATTCGTTATACTAAAGTTTCGGTATAATGTAAATTGCATACCGATTATACCATTTTTATAATGTtacggcccctcggccccttgggcggccacactagcggcccaactggaggcccctgatggtcccttgggcggccacaatggcgacccaactggcgaccccttatgtcatcaTCTGACGACCCTctaccgtgccgttactcacaaggacttcccacccctggccagtggatttttgccttccccaggattcgaactctagacatCCAGGATAAGtaatagagtttatgaatcctgataccactggccaggggtgggaagtccttgtgagtaactGCACGGCCGAGGCTCGTCGGAtgatgacataaggggtcgtTAGTTGGGCCGTCATTGTGACCTCCCAAGGACCAAGGTTGGGCCGCCAGATTGGGCCGCTAGTGTGTCCGCCCAAGGGGCCAAGggaccgggtcgttacaataaaaagacgcctttttattgtaacgactcgaccccttggccccttgggccgcccaagggaccgccaaggggccgccagttgggccgcccaagggaccgccaaatgggccgccagttttGCCGCGTAAGGGGCTAAGGGGTCGGGTTGTTACAATTTTTTCAGATATGAAAAAGTACTTATTTTTGTAATCAAGATGTTAACCTTTGTTGATAAactttattttgtaataaatACTTTAGTAAAGTATGTTGTTAAGGATTgattatgttttttaaaattttattatttgttatATATTTGTTAATGCTTTGTTATTATGAACAAGGTATTCTGTGGCTTCTGAATTGGTTATATTTCTTGGTGTTAAAGTGATTTTGGTATACTAAAATTTTCGGTATGATCAATATTCAATTTATACTATATCGAAACTTCGATATAATAAAGTTTTGGTGTAATCAAGTTTCGGTATCTAAAATTTTTTGTATGGTATCGGTATAAATTTTTCTATACCGTAATTTTTGTACGATATATAATATCAGATGAAAAATTTTGTATACCATACCGAAGCAGCCCTAAACATAGTTCAACCTTCGCTGGCTTGGGACCACCCTGGGTGGAATCAGAGAGCGGTACCTTGGGATCACCCTAGGTTAAACATTATTTTGTAAACAATACTTTAGTAAAGTATGTTGTTAATGAttgattatatttttttcaaatcatAATATTTGTTGTACATTTATTAAtacttaattattattattattattattattattattaggagTATTGCGTGGCTTCTGAATTGGTTATATTTCTTGATCTCAAAGTGATTTCATTATACCCAAATTTTAGGTACGATACGTATACAATTTATATTATACCGAAACTTTAGTGTACAAAAGTTTTGTTATACCAAATTTTTGATATGGTATaggaataaatttttttataccaAAATTTTCGATATAGTATACTATATCGTATGAAAATTCGGTATACCATACCGAACCATCCCTAAACACGCTTGGCCTTCGACGCCTTAGGACCACGCTGGTAGAATCGGAAGGCAGCGCCTTGGGATCACCTTGGGCGGAATCAGTGGTCCACATCATGGGAACAGCCTGGGCAGAAATGGAGGGTAGCGCCTTGGGAACACCTTGGGAGGAATCAGAGGTCGGTGTCTTGGGAACACCTTGAGCGGAATTAGAGGGCGGCACCTTGGGAACATCCTGAGAGGAATTCGAGACGACCAACTAAAGAAGCACGAGAACGAAAGtgatcttcattgtttaagtATTATGGCGAAAGTGAGTGAGATTTTAGATTTATAGTAGAGGGAAAGAGCGACACACATGGACCACGACAAATGGGACATGGCACAACATTAGTAGGGAGGGGTAAAATCACAATGGTgattttgtttaaaaatattttattgaaaAAACATAATACAAATTacaaagtatttttttatttttttttaaaaaatattttttcgatATGAAAAAGTACTTATTTTTGTAATCAATACGTTAGTCGTTGTTGATAATCTTTACTTTGTAATCAATACTTTAGTAAAGTTTGTTGTTACTGATTGATTATGTTTTTTCAAATCTTATTGTTTGTTATACATTTGTTAATGCTTTGTTATTATTATGAACAGGAGTATTGTTTAGCTTTTGAATTGGTTAAGTTTCTTGGTGTTAAAGTGATTTCATTATACCAAAATTTTTGGTATATAAAAACTTTTGATACTATCGGTATGCAGTTTATACTATACCGAAACTTCGATATACTTAAGTTTTGGTATAATGAAAATTCGGTATACCAAATTTTCAATACAGTACAggcataaatttttttataacaaaatttttaatatggTATATGGTATCATATAAAAAAGTTAATATAACTTAAGGAACAAGCCCTAAATACAACATGACCTTTTGCGGCTTGGGACCACCCTGGGCTGAATCGTAGGGCGACGCCTTGGGATCACCTTGGGCGAAATCAGAGGTCCGCGTCTTCGGAGCACCCTGGGCAAAATCGGAGGGCGGCACCTTGGAAACACCTTGGGAGTTGGGAGGAATCAGAGGTCGGTGACTTGGGAACACCCTAGGCGGAATTGGAGGGTGACAcctgttgagttttaattcaaactattcctTTTGTGTTTTGGTAATGCttatgtgtatgcatttagtcccacattgctaagctaagaaaGTTGGAAGGCCTTAtaagttaaggggacctacacgcatgcgcgggtcgagcccaaatcaggtggtttcgagccggaaatccataaaccgggcgcgacacACGCGATCATCGTGcgtaggggggtgcaaatccccagctcgtgggcctcacgcTTGCAGGCGACCTAGTTAGTTTTTGCCAGTCTTTGGTTCGCTGGCAAGGCTTGGTCAGGTCCCGCGCGTGAGGAAACGTCGCACACTTTGGTTCTGTCCCGCGCGTGAGGAAGCGGAAGCGCCGCACTTCAAACTGACGCACGCTTTGGTTCCTGGTGTGCGTGCACTGCTTTAGAGTGTATAAACACACTGCCTCTGTTCCTGGTTAAACACACTCTAAAGCATtctgctttctccttcttccctctCTAGTGCGTGCAccgccttcttcttcttttccgagTTTTCCCTTattctgaggcttggttccgcGATATGAGGTTAAGTCCGAGTGCGCCGTTCATCTtagagtgcacctacggacaacGCGAGTgattgtcggatcttgggaggactttgccggagagcctctgcactgTGGGCgataataaattctctaaagacagtcgacaCGCTGACGCTTCAACCAGAAGATACCAATTTCTGAATATTACTCTTTTATTTACatgtttattgcatgcttgctatTTTGATGCAATTTACTACTGTTTAGTACTCTCCTAACAAtgacaattttagagaatttaatataagcatcaatagacatgatgaatgatagggtaatggggtaacggggtctgatgaggctagcgccaGACCCGAGAaatttttcgggcaaaacttcagacgttggcaacaacggatgaaattttggcttactacactagggttattctccgttatagaaacagatcctccttcacctgatgaagaggaacctgcctatagtgctgccttacagaggtttaagtaaagggattatctctgccatgggaggatcctgtctgccctctcagacgcactatttgatgtatactgctcaatatcttcggctaaagagctgtggaaatctttggataaaaaatacaactccgaagattctgaTTTAGAAAAGTATACTATGGCAAAAtttctaaacttca from Zingiber officinale cultivar Zhangliang chromosome 4A, Zo_v1.1, whole genome shotgun sequence includes the following:
- the LOC121972754 gene encoding basic salivary proline-rich protein 1-like, which codes for MAVAPIDSAQGDQTSTSDSGHGNLNPPTQGGAKPKPPSDSGRGDLNPPTQCGAKLPSDAGQADHNPPTQGGAKPNPKPPSDSSQTDLNPPTQGGAKLKPNPNPPKHGLCCKLGLKICCKPVVPIPTVPIPLPPPPPPPK
- the LOC121972755 gene encoding sialidase-like, with protein sequence MKITFILVLLLVVLNSAQDVPKASPSDSAQGVPKALTSDSSQGVSKAPPSDFTQGVPNTPSSDSAQGDPLAPPYDFSQGGPKPLKDVPKAPPSNSAQGVPTAPTSDSSQCVPKTPPSDFAQGVPKTQPFDSTQSDPKAPSCHPPIPPRVFPSHRPLIPPNSQGVSKVPPSDFAQGAPKTRTSDFAQGDPKASPYDSAQGGPKPQKLVVSNSSQDVPKVPPSNSAQGVPKTPTSDSSQGVPKALPSISAQAVPMMWTTDSAQGDPKALPSDSTSVVLRRRRPSVFRDGSGDPKVPLSDSTQGGPKPAKVELCLGLLRMKNIVDKRDAVSDLSLLRRRRRRRRRRRWRWNRNCWNQNDRGRLWIRLHTTLARRIVISLARIRGQLQLRTTLGGRIEIAIAGIRGRLQLRTTLGGQIEITMAEIKD